TAATATCCACCATAAACAAGGTGGTTATTTATAAGAATCAAATTGTACACATAAACCACTATTATTTCGTGGTCGTCATAAAAAGGCTTTACTAATTTTAGAGCAGATAATATATTTTCATTTGGTCTATATTCTTCAATAACAATCGGCTTTTCAGAATGTAAAAAAGTTGTGTCAGAATATACTTTTTTTAGAGCTTCCAATCTGTCAACATTAATAGTTCCAGTTTTCTTTTTTTGAACTCGAAATATTCTTTCTAAATCGTCCCCAGTCAATTTCCATTTTTGCTCATTTTTGTTAACCATAAAAACAGCATAATCTTCAAAATCGAGAATATCTAGACTGTCTTTTTTTGAAAATGTATAATTGTTCAAATAAACTCCTAGAGTTTTAAATTTATCAGAAATTAATAATTCGTCAAAATATAATTTTACTGATTCATCTGCGTAACATTCCGTCCATTTTCGAAAAGTTGGAAGATTAAAATCTATATGTTCAATTTCATTTTTTTCTTCAGAATAGTAGTCATCTTTTTTTTCAGGTTTACATGCGATTAATAGAAGTAAAAATATGATATAAGTTCTGGTCATTTTTAATTATGGCTAACGTTTTGTGTATTGTTATTTGCGATTTTTAGTTGTAAAGTTAATTAAAAGTGTTGAACTTTTGGTTTTGCGAGATTTAGTCCGAAGGAATAAATCCGTAAGCAATTAATTATACACCTTGTTATGCCCTTTGCTTTATTCTGTGTATTTATAAAATATCATATTTTTGTTAGCCAAATCTAATTTAATTAACCCACTCCTAATTCCTATATACACATTTTCATTATCAATTACTGCGATAGAATTTGGATATAAACTAGACCAAAATGTATTTTCAAAAATAATTTCTTTTTTAAAATCCTCAATCACATAAAAATTCTGATGAGTTGCAATTAAAAACTTATTTCCGTAAATAGTAAAAGCCTCAGGAGCATCGTCAAATTCCATTAGTTTTTCATATGAGAAGTTTTGTCCATCTTTTTTTAATTCAAATAGTGCTCCACCACTGTAAGATAAATGAGCAAGTCCTTCTATAAAATAAGTTTTACTTTTAAATTCAAAAATGAACTTAATATTCCCTGCTTTTATTTTAATCTCTTCTTTGTTTTTATTGCTTGGGACAAATGATAATTTTCCACCCCATTCTCCGCGATTAATTCCTATTAAATTTCCACCCTCTATTTTTAATTCCGCTTTATTTCTATGGTTTGATTTTTCAATATTCAGTTCATTATCAATGAATTTTACTCTAAATTCATTTCTAGCCCAATTAAGTTCTCTCCATTCACCTGAATAGGGTTTGGGGATTTCAGTTTCGATAAAGTTTTTAGGAATATTAACTTTTACTTGACTACAAGCAGTTAAATTCAGAAGTAGAAAGGCAATTATTAAAATTCTATTCATAGTTTTTTCGCATTGGGCATAACGGTCTCGTATAACCGTCAGTTACGGGTTAAATTAGCGATTATTTTGGATTAGCACCGACTTTAGCAATTCCGAGTGGATTCGGACGTAGTTGAATCCGCCGTAATTGCGGTTATACATTGTTACCTACAGTTTTTATCCTGCCATTAAAGGTAATCCTTGTTTATATTCAATATCAGTTAAATCCGATAATTCTTTTTCCATCAAATTTTTTAATTCAGCCGTAATATAAATCAGTCCATTTAGTATTCCGTAGATATTAATTCCAACAGATTCTGTTTGATAATAATCTTTAAATTCAATTTGATTCTTAATTTTCAATTCAGAATAGTTTGTCCATTCCTCATTTGTGGCTCGTCTAAAAATTATGATTGGATTCAACTCGATATGGTCAGAAACGTGTTTATTCAGAACTTCTGCTATTTTATTGTCAATTATCGAGTATCCAAATCCATCAAGAATATTTCTGAAAGTTCCAAATTCAGATATTTGATATCTTCCATCCTTTAATTTTATTAAGCTAACTTCTTTTATGAATTCAATGGTACTTTCATTTTCAAAATCATCACTATCACAAGTAGTTCCTTTGTTACAAAGCCAATAATTCAAATTTTGCATCATTTTTTTCAAATTGTAGGTAACGTTTTGTGTATGATTTTTTGCGGGAAAAGGACGCGAGTTTTTTTCCATTGTTTCGGAAAGATAATTAATAAGATTGAATTTCCGATGAGGAAATTCAGCCGCAATTAATTATACACCTTGTTGTGGTGTCGTTTCTTAATCTATTTGTTTAAACTTTCGCCCAATTAATTCGCATTTTTTTGTGATGTTCCAAAATCCGTAACCTGCATAACCGGTTGGGATTTTCCAATATATTATTTCTCCATTGCGTTTTCTCAATCCGAATTCAGATAGATATCCGTCATGCTTTGTAATAATCTTTTTTTCTTTATCAACAACAAAAGATTTATAACCATTGTGCCATTCAAATTCAGAATAGTCGATGGTTTCTTTTTCATTAGAATCAATAAGTATAAATTTTTTGGTTGTATTTATTATAAATTCTGATTCTGTAATCTTTAAAGCTAATACAGGAATTTCGTTATATTCTAAATTCAGTTTTGATTTTAGTTCAATTTGTAATTCTGGCTTTAGGAAATCAAATAAGGTAAAGAGCTCACTTCCGTTAAGATCTGATTTGTTTTTATTGAAATAATTAAAATACCAAAATTCAATTCGATCTTTAATTTGTCTAGCAGTTTTTTCTATTATTTTCTCCATTTTTCAATGCACCACAACGTTTAGTGTAAAATGTGTTTTTAATGCAATTTACACTTTGTTATAGGCTTTTTAATTTTATTTAATCTATTCCTAATTTCTTTAAAGTTTTAAGATGTGATTTAATTAATGATTCGTGATCGAATTCTTTTGGTTCAATTTTTTGTATTTTTTCTATTTCAATTGTAATTAATGTATTTAATCTTGAAGTTGAATTTATAAATTTTTCTCTTGAATTCAATTCTTTATATTTAATAACTAATTTTAAATTATTACATTTTTGAACTATTTCCTCATCAGAAAATTTAATAATCTCTGGGCTATGTGCAAACTTATTTCTTATTGATCTTACCAAATTTAACTCATCATAAATGGTTTTATCAATTAGTCCTATTGAATATGCTATTTTAGTTTTTCCTGAAAGTGATGATAATGGTCCAAAACCATCAAATAAATCTTTTATTATTTTTTTTTCATTTAGTAATCGTTTTTTTAATAAATCTTCTAATAATTTTTCAATTATTGAGATGGATAATAAAGCAACTCCTCTATCTGACTCATTACTTAATTCTTTTCTAATTTTTATATAATCGATTATTGATTCTCTTAGAGTCTCTGGAATTTCATTTGGTATTAAATCATTAATAAACTCCTCTAAATTATTTTCTAAAATATTTTTTAAAACGTTCATCATTATTATATTTTTCTGACTAATGTTAAAAACTTCAACTAATAATCAGTGATTTATGAATTTGTATTTTATACTATCATTAACTTGAATAATCAAAGTAGAATTTTTCAACTTCTCTTCTTTAAAAATTCAGAAGTGGGTTATCTATGAAATTGCCTATAACGTTTTGTGTATTGTTATTTGCGATTTTTTGATGTAAAGTTAATTAAAAGTCATGAACTTTTGGTTTTACGAGATTTAGTCCGAAGGAATAAATCTGTAAGCAATTAACTATACATTTTGTTGTGGTGCGTTTTTAGTCAAGATATATAATTCCTTTATAATAATTTATTTTGGCTATTCCTAAGTGACGGTTTTCAGTGCATTTTTCAATCATTATATTCCTTCCCTTGGATAAGTCAAGTAAGAAATAGTTTTCATATCCGTTTATTGTAATCTTAACTTTATAATTTTTGTTATTAAGATATTGCTTAACTTCTTTTTTTTTGTCTTTGGTTTGGGTTATAATTTTTCCTTCATTTTTATACTCAAAATAAGAAAAATAATATCCTGTTGTCCCAATGGTTTTGTCAGAGGTTATAATTTCATTGTTAAATATTTTTGATCCATTTAACTCAATTGATATTGAGTCATTTTCAAAACAACTTCCTAAGGAAATAGAAAAGATATTCTTGTTTTTTAATACTTTGTTTTGAAGGGTGGTTTTACAACTAATTAAAAGCATTAAAATAATAATAGGTGTTATTTTTTCTGTAATCAAAACTTTTTTTTTCAAATGCACTACAACGGTAAAGTGTATGATTTCGTTGCGTGTTTAGGCACTAAAGTTAGCAAATAATCACGGATAGAAAATTCCAGCGGAATTTTCGGAAGTAAGCCTTTACTAGCAATGAATTATACACAATGTTAGCTGTAGTTTTTTATTCTTAGTGGTGATGACATAAATGGTCTAAAGTAAATAACCTTTTTCTAAAATCTTCGGTATCTCTCCACTTTTTAAATGTTATAAGAATTTCTAATTCTCTATTTGTTAATTCAGAAGCTCCAGTTAAGTCAGGGAAAATTGTTGAATGATTTATATTCATTGAATTCAAATGGCGCAAAAATAAGTCACGTAAATTTTCAGGAATATCAATTCTATATAAAACTGGTGAAAAACCACCTAGATTAGAGTCTTCTTTCAAAAACTCCTCAATTGATTTTCCATTAGGTGTTTTGGTAAATTTTCCTTTCTGTGATAGTAACCTAACATTTTCATCTATTGGGCTATCAATTTCGTAAATAAATTTAGCTTCTGGCTCTTGATTTATCGCAATTTCTTGTAATGCAAATGGGCTAAAAATCCATAATGTTCTTGTTTTTGAATTTGGTGTAGTTGGATTAAATAGAGCAAAATATAATGCGATGTATGGTGATAAAGTCCAATCCAGAAGAGGCGTATCTAAACCATAGTGCTGTCCTAAAGCCCACCATTCAGTGTCATTCAAGTTTTTATTTGGGTTTATTCTCTTTCCAATACTATTTTTCTTAAAATTATTTAAGTGAATTTCTAATATCTTATCATAACTTAAATCGACACGTAGTCTTGGTTCAATTTTTTCTAG
This genomic stretch from Tenacibaculum jejuense harbors:
- a CDS encoding MltR family transcriptional regulator, whose translation is MNVLKNILENNLEEFINDLIPNEIPETLRESIIDYIKIRKELSNESDRGVALLSISIIEKLLEDLLKKRLLNEKKIIKDLFDGFGPLSSLSGKTKIAYSIGLIDKTIYDELNLVRSIRNKFAHSPEIIKFSDEEIVQKCNNLKLVIKYKELNSREKFINSTSRLNTLITIEIEKIQKIEPKEFDHESLIKSHLKTLKKLGID
- a CDS encoding FRG domain-containing protein codes for the protein MDWKINDTNIYAEFKVNTWLEFIENIENNFIDHKEFLFRGHRDSTWKLESTFDRKYKDSLEKIEPRLRVDLSYDKILEIHLNNFKKNSIGKRINPNKNLNDTEWWALGQHYGLDTPLLDWTLSPYIALYFALFNPTTPNSKTRTLWIFSPFALQEIAINQEPEAKFIYEIDSPIDENVRLLSQKGKFTKTPNGKSIEEFLKEDSNLGGFSPVLYRIDIPENLRDLFLRHLNSMNINHSTIFPDLTGASELTNRELEILITFKKWRDTEDFRKRLFTLDHLCHHH